One Tunturibacter gelidoferens genomic region harbors:
- a CDS encoding PhoH family protein → MIKKSLEITPGIEPLYGTHDENLRILEDKLNVTIDLRSDAIHVTGEATNVARVEQVFTDFDTLRKSGVNLHNGELNGMLKLVVADSTTTLKSLVDAGKQRSAGVKRMVQPRSPNQRKYVEAIEQSDMTFGLGPAGTGKTYLAVAMAVSALMAKKVSRIILVRPAVEAGERLGFLPGSLQEKVDPYLRPLYDALYDLLDPVKVDKLLESNVIEVAPLAFMRGRTLSDAFIIMDEAQNTTMEQMKMFVTRLGNNSKAVITGDLTQTDLPNPKKSGLLEALHVLDGVEGIRFCHFEDVDVVRHQLVQRIVRAYDSYGKAQQQLPLPIGETALPDPNVIQAAKPIPKPQ, encoded by the coding sequence TTGATCAAAAAATCCCTGGAAATCACACCTGGCATTGAGCCCCTGTACGGGACCCACGACGAAAACCTCCGCATCCTCGAGGACAAACTCAACGTCACGATCGATCTCCGCTCCGACGCTATCCACGTTACCGGCGAAGCCACCAACGTTGCTCGCGTCGAACAAGTCTTCACCGACTTCGACACCCTCCGAAAATCCGGCGTTAACCTCCACAACGGCGAACTCAACGGAATGCTTAAGCTCGTCGTCGCCGATTCCACCACCACCCTCAAATCTCTTGTCGACGCAGGTAAGCAGCGCTCGGCCGGCGTCAAACGCATGGTTCAGCCCCGCTCGCCCAACCAGCGCAAGTACGTCGAGGCCATCGAACAGTCCGACATGACCTTCGGCCTCGGCCCCGCCGGCACCGGAAAAACCTACCTCGCCGTAGCCATGGCAGTCTCGGCGCTCATGGCCAAAAAGGTCAGCCGCATCATCCTGGTTCGTCCCGCAGTCGAAGCTGGCGAACGCCTCGGCTTCCTCCCCGGCTCCCTCCAGGAAAAAGTCGACCCTTACCTCCGGCCACTCTACGACGCCCTCTACGATCTCCTCGACCCCGTGAAGGTCGATAAGCTCCTCGAATCCAACGTCATTGAGGTAGCCCCTCTCGCATTCATGCGTGGCCGCACCCTCTCCGACGCCTTCATCATCATGGACGAAGCCCAGAACACGACCATGGAACAGATGAAGATGTTCGTCACCCGCCTCGGCAACAACTCCAAGGCCGTCATCACCGGCGACCTCACCCAGACCGACCTGCCCAACCCAAAGAAGTCCGGCCTCCTCGAAGCCCTCCACGTGCTCGACGGCGTCGAAGGCATTCGCTTCTGCCACTTCGAAGACGTCGACGTCGTCCGCCACCAGCTCGTCCAACGCATCGTGCGAGCCTACGACAGCTACGGAAAGGCCCAGCAGCAGCTTCCGCTCCCCATCGGCGAAACCGCCCTGCCCGATCCGAACGTCATCCAGGCCGCCAAACCCATACCAAAACCTCAATGA
- a CDS encoding sensor histidine kinase, with protein MGTTNRRKIWIVALGACLLILFVALATLNAFNTQLPKPASTQQTVIFTGLSIVAFLLFVVVLLLLVRNVLKLYADQRSRVMGTRLRTRMLWGAVLVSLVPIASMFAFSYQLMNRAVDRWFTQPVTDMREDSNNMALELAHYTTANARAEADSIAASLPAAPVVAPEGKAPGAARAAASVHGSGRRSNHGPLPGVGHAVVPSAATRNREAIHDVLRQHEITLQNGFAIVYREGRVVASFHMPQRAGATAQVKVWLPDQVAGVDTDESGARAPTDPTDTAILAAALRIDQPVFSLGTTDYALGATTLKQGETVVVGLPMPFGMAATMTNLRKAADAYWVLYSERRQIRDLYMLLLLMMTSLALFASCWLALHLSKQVTKPVEALADAMEAIAQGDYGHRVQESATEELGELVRSFNHMAADLEGSRRAVEESTVQLSAANTALEARRGELETMLETIPNGVATLDTDRRIILANRALSEMMDPGGQRPFYGLVMEEVFPPEVSEVLDRLIKRSHRMGSASSEIEITGFPQSSSDRFGGTMNLLATVALLEMPAATERMRREHQGYVIVLENATELLRAQKQSAWKEVARRVAHEIKNPLTPISLSAEQIRRHIDRLARAVAEVTPASAPEPPSIAVIRRCSEVITSSVESMRSLVDQFAALAEFPTARPKPADLNTIVENSLALFAGRMQAIRIVRKMNPDLPLIMADPEALKRALGNLIDNAAEAMQQSLYRELQIGTCLLENGMVELAIADSGSGLTDDMRERLFLPYFSTKQRGTGLGLAIAAKIIQEHQGTIRAEKNEPAGARFIIELRPALSLDSDSDAPAGLSAFAIPQNGHQPPVEVESATETPVPSNTKAEDDFASTLPRGPQ; from the coding sequence ATGGGAACTACGAACCGGCGAAAGATTTGGATCGTAGCTCTGGGTGCGTGCCTGCTCATCCTCTTCGTGGCCCTTGCCACGCTGAACGCATTTAACACGCAGCTGCCGAAGCCCGCCAGCACGCAACAGACGGTCATCTTCACAGGCCTGTCGATCGTGGCTTTTCTTCTCTTCGTCGTGGTGCTTCTGCTGCTCGTCCGCAACGTGTTGAAGCTTTATGCCGACCAGCGCAGTCGCGTGATGGGTACGCGTCTGCGCACGCGGATGTTGTGGGGCGCGGTGCTGGTGAGTCTGGTTCCTATTGCCTCAATGTTCGCGTTCAGCTATCAGCTGATGAACCGCGCGGTCGATCGCTGGTTTACGCAGCCGGTGACGGATATGCGGGAAGACAGCAATAACATGGCGTTGGAGCTGGCGCACTACACGACCGCTAACGCTCGCGCGGAGGCGGATTCGATTGCCGCCAGCCTTCCCGCAGCGCCGGTGGTTGCTCCTGAGGGCAAAGCGCCCGGTGCTGCACGCGCGGCTGCTTCGGTTCATGGCTCCGGCCGCCGCTCGAACCACGGTCCCCTGCCCGGTGTTGGTCATGCGGTCGTGCCGTCGGCTGCGACTCGGAATCGCGAGGCAATTCACGATGTTTTGCGACAGCACGAGATCACGTTGCAGAACGGCTTTGCGATCGTCTATCGCGAGGGCCGCGTCGTTGCTTCGTTTCACATGCCGCAGCGTGCCGGTGCGACGGCGCAGGTTAAGGTTTGGCTCCCGGATCAGGTGGCTGGGGTTGATACGGACGAGTCGGGGGCTCGTGCACCCACTGATCCAACGGATACTGCGATTCTTGCCGCTGCGCTGCGCATCGACCAGCCCGTGTTCTCGCTTGGAACTACAGACTACGCGCTTGGCGCGACCACTCTTAAACAAGGTGAGACCGTTGTCGTAGGCCTGCCAATGCCGTTTGGGATGGCTGCGACGATGACTAATCTGCGCAAGGCGGCGGATGCGTACTGGGTGCTTTATAGCGAGCGGCGTCAGATCAGGGATCTTTATATGCTCCTGTTGCTGATGATGACGAGCCTTGCTCTGTTCGCGTCGTGCTGGCTTGCGCTGCATCTGTCGAAACAGGTGACTAAGCCGGTTGAGGCGCTGGCGGATGCGATGGAGGCGATTGCACAGGGGGATTACGGTCACCGCGTGCAGGAGAGCGCGACCGAAGAGCTTGGGGAGCTGGTGCGCAGCTTCAATCATATGGCTGCCGATCTTGAGGGCAGCCGGCGCGCGGTGGAGGAGTCTACCGTGCAGCTTAGTGCGGCGAACACCGCGCTTGAGGCGCGGCGCGGCGAGCTTGAGACGATGCTGGAGACGATTCCGAATGGAGTTGCTACGCTCGACACCGATCGCCGGATCATCCTGGCCAACCGGGCGCTTAGCGAGATGATGGATCCCGGCGGGCAGAGGCCGTTCTATGGGCTGGTGATGGAGGAGGTCTTTCCGCCTGAGGTCTCTGAGGTGCTGGACAGGCTCATCAAGCGCAGCCACCGCATGGGGTCGGCGTCGAGCGAGATTGAGATTACGGGCTTCCCGCAGAGCTCGAGCGACAGGTTTGGCGGGACGATGAACCTGCTGGCTACGGTCGCGCTGCTGGAGATGCCGGCAGCCACGGAACGGATGCGGCGCGAGCACCAGGGCTACGTGATTGTTCTTGAAAACGCGACCGAGCTGCTGCGGGCGCAGAAGCAGTCGGCGTGGAAGGAAGTGGCGCGGCGTGTGGCCCACGAGATCAAGAATCCGCTTACGCCGATCAGTTTGAGCGCTGAGCAGATTCGTCGCCACATCGACCGCCTGGCTCGTGCTGTCGCCGAAGTCACGCCTGCCAGCGCTCCTGAGCCGCCTTCTATCGCTGTGATTCGCCGATGCTCGGAGGTGATCACCTCGTCGGTGGAGAGCATGCGTTCGCTTGTCGATCAGTTTGCCGCGCTCGCTGAGTTTCCGACGGCTCGACCCAAGCCTGCGGACCTCAACACGATTGTGGAGAACTCGCTGGCGCTGTTCGCCGGACGCATGCAGGCGATTCGCATCGTGCGCAAGATGAACCCCGACCTGCCGTTGATTATGGCGGACCCTGAGGCTCTCAAACGCGCTCTCGGCAATCTCATCGACAACGCCGCCGAGGCTATGCAGCAGAGTCTCTACCGCGAGCTGCAGATCGGCACATGTCTCTTAGAGAATGGAATGGTCGAACTCGCGATTGCCGACAGCGGCTCTGGTCTTACTGACGACATGCGCGAGCGACTCTTTCTGCCTTACTTCTCCACCAAGCAGCGTGGCACCGGCCTCGGCCTCGCGATTGCCGCAAAGATCATTCAGGAGCACCAGGGTACGATACGTGCGGAGAAGAACGAACCAGCAGGGGCCAGGTTCATCATCGAGCTGCGCCCAGCCCTTTCGCTTGATAGCGACTCCGACGCGCCGGCGGGCCTCAGCGCCTTCGCCATTCCGCAGAACGGCCATCAGCCGCCGGTCGAGGTTGAATCTGCCACTGAGACTCCAGTTCCCAGCAACACTAAAGCAGAGGACGACTTTGCTTCCACCCTCCCCAGAGGCCCACAATGA
- the ybeY gene encoding rRNA maturation RNase YbeY — protein sequence MITIELPSSIKENLSRPGLTSFLNRARLAVGVTGQVEVLLADDLTLRRLNRSFRGKNKPTDVLSFPAPAEISDTHAGDLAISLEIAARQAAIYGHSLRDEVQILLLHGLLHLSGLDHETDDGEMAARETTLRSKLKLSNTLIARTTAHPRKLLPPATKKSASRLKTPSVRSTKKSSTLTKKSSSRPKAALYAAAVESPPHSAGSTKELKSAKIKPKRGAK from the coding sequence ATGATCACCATCGAATTACCCTCTAGCATCAAAGAAAACCTCTCACGCCCCGGCCTGACGAGCTTTCTCAACCGTGCCCGCCTCGCCGTCGGCGTTACCGGTCAGGTCGAGGTCCTGCTCGCGGACGACCTCACCCTTCGCCGCCTCAACAGATCCTTCCGGGGCAAAAACAAGCCCACCGACGTACTCAGCTTTCCCGCCCCTGCAGAAATCTCCGACACCCACGCCGGAGACCTCGCGATATCCCTCGAAATCGCAGCCCGTCAGGCCGCCATCTACGGCCACTCCCTGCGCGACGAAGTACAGATCCTTCTCTTACACGGTCTCCTCCATCTCTCAGGTCTCGACCACGAAACCGACGACGGAGAGATGGCAGCCCGCGAAACCACTCTCCGCAGCAAACTTAAACTCTCCAACACTCTCATCGCGCGAACTACCGCGCACCCGCGAAAATTACTGCCACCCGCAACCAAAAAGAGCGCGTCGCGTTTAAAAACCCCGTCCGTCCGATCAACAAAAAAATCTTCAACCCTCACGAAAAAATCGTCATCTCGACCCAAGGCGGCGCTCTATGCCGCAGCAGTGGAGAGCCCCCCGCATTCCGCGGGAAGCACCAAAGAACTCAAAAGCGCAAAGATCAAACCTAAGCGAGGCGCAAAGTGA
- a CDS encoding sigma-54-dependent transcriptional regulator, whose protein sequence is MNHVLIVDDEAEIRESLESILREEDYLVTTAATAGEALELLRDAAYDVVLLDIWLPDRDGLDTLTEIRQMESTNVPEVVIISGHGTIEAAVRATKLGAYDFLEKPLSLDRTLIVLKNAMKARQMREDNQEFSRQLTKGTVTGNSVPMKALRQQIKLMAPTNGRVLIYGESGAGKELVGRAMHAESLRKDRPFVELNCAAIPEDYIESELFGYRHGAVPGGPTEKRGTFERADGGTLFLDEVGDMSLKTQAKVLRALDEQRFLPVGASHPVHVDVRVIAATNKDLEEEIARGNFREDLFYRLNVIPFFVPPLRDRKEDIPLLVKEFLQQFGAEYGRPHVEMTEDALAALKQYHWPGNVRELRNLVERVLILNPRAQRIERKHLPMLVYRDSARDANKANGREEFTSLLQAREAYERDYILKKLDEFHGNVSRAAEGLGLERSHLYRKMKALGVSVKE, encoded by the coding sequence ATGAACCACGTACTCATCGTTGACGACGAAGCTGAGATCCGCGAGTCGCTCGAAAGCATCCTTCGTGAAGAGGATTATCTCGTCACCACTGCCGCGACTGCGGGCGAAGCTCTCGAGCTTCTGCGCGACGCTGCCTACGATGTTGTTCTGCTGGATATCTGGCTGCCCGATCGCGACGGTCTCGATACTCTGACCGAGATCCGTCAGATGGAGTCGACGAATGTGCCTGAGGTTGTGATCATCAGCGGTCACGGGACGATCGAAGCGGCTGTTCGCGCCACGAAGCTGGGGGCCTACGACTTTCTAGAGAAGCCTCTGTCGCTCGACCGCACGCTCATCGTGCTGAAGAATGCGATGAAGGCTCGCCAGATGCGTGAGGACAACCAGGAGTTCTCGCGCCAGCTTACGAAGGGAACGGTAACAGGAAACTCCGTCCCTATGAAGGCGCTGCGCCAGCAGATCAAGCTGATGGCTCCCACGAACGGACGCGTGCTGATCTACGGGGAGTCCGGGGCAGGGAAGGAGCTCGTCGGCAGAGCCATGCACGCGGAGAGTCTGCGCAAGGATCGTCCTTTCGTTGAGCTTAACTGCGCTGCTATCCCAGAGGATTACATCGAGAGCGAACTCTTCGGCTATCGCCATGGAGCCGTGCCGGGCGGCCCAACCGAGAAGCGTGGAACGTTTGAGAGAGCGGATGGCGGCACCCTCTTTCTCGACGAGGTTGGGGACATGAGTCTGAAGACGCAGGCCAAGGTGTTGCGTGCTTTGGATGAGCAGCGTTTTCTTCCGGTCGGCGCTTCGCACCCTGTGCACGTCGATGTGCGTGTTATTGCAGCTACCAATAAGGATCTTGAGGAGGAGATCGCTCGCGGCAACTTCCGTGAAGATCTGTTCTATCGCCTCAACGTCATTCCGTTTTTTGTGCCGCCTCTGCGCGACCGCAAGGAAGATATTCCTCTGCTCGTCAAAGAGTTTCTCCAGCAGTTTGGCGCCGAGTACGGCCGTCCTCACGTCGAGATGACCGAAGACGCGCTTGCCGCATTGAAGCAATACCATTGGCCCGGCAACGTGCGCGAGTTACGAAATCTCGTCGAGCGCGTTCTGATTCTCAACCCCAGAGCGCAACGCATCGAGCGCAAGCATCTCCCTATGCTCGTCTATCGCGACTCCGCCCGCGACGCCAATAAGGCGAATGGACGCGAAGAGTTCACCAGCCTGCTGCAGGCTCGTGAGGCATACGAACGCGACTACATCCTGAAAAAACTAGACGAGTTCCATGGCAACGTCAGCCGCGCTGCCGAAGGGCTTGGCCTTGAACGCAGTCATCTGTACCGCAAGATGAAGGCTCTAGGCGTTAGCGTCAAGGAATAG
- a CDS encoding rod shape-determining protein, whose protein sequence is MSSNSFQMRYSRIHNMRSLFSLFSSDLAIDLGTANTLVFAHGKGIIVNEPSIIAVNKITNEVEAVGKEAKEMLGRTPGNIVAIKPMKDGVIADFRHTEKMLNYFIQKAHNRKMMVHPRIVIGVPSEITQVEKRAVMDSAYRAKASEVHLVEQAMVAAIGAGLPITEPGGNMVVDIGGGTTDIAVISLAGIVYSRSVRMAGNQMDEAVMTYLKRKYNLLIGERTAEQIKISLGSAYPLDKPISMEVKGRNLIEGVPKTITIEDSEIREALSECIATIINAIRVALERTPPELSADISDRGIVLTGGGALIKNLDKRIREETGLPVSIADDPLASVVLGTGKMLSDFKLLRKISID, encoded by the coding sequence ATGTCTTCGAATAGTTTTCAGATGCGTTACTCCCGCATTCACAATATGCGGTCTCTTTTCAGCCTCTTCTCCAGCGACCTTGCTATCGACCTCGGCACGGCGAACACGCTCGTCTTCGCTCACGGCAAAGGCATCATCGTCAACGAGCCCTCCATCATCGCGGTGAACAAGATCACCAACGAGGTTGAGGCCGTCGGCAAAGAGGCCAAAGAGATGCTCGGCCGCACGCCGGGAAATATCGTCGCCATCAAGCCGATGAAAGACGGCGTCATCGCCGACTTCCGCCACACCGAAAAGATGCTGAACTACTTCATCCAGAAGGCGCACAACCGGAAGATGATGGTTCACCCGCGTATCGTGATCGGCGTCCCCTCCGAGATCACTCAGGTAGAAAAACGAGCTGTCATGGACTCGGCCTATCGCGCCAAAGCCTCCGAAGTCCACCTGGTCGAACAGGCCATGGTCGCCGCGATTGGCGCGGGTTTGCCCATCACCGAGCCGGGCGGCAACATGGTCGTCGACATCGGCGGCGGTACCACCGACATCGCAGTCATCTCGCTCGCAGGCATCGTCTACTCGCGCTCCGTGCGCATGGCCGGCAACCAGATGGACGAGGCCGTGATGACCTACCTCAAGCGGAAGTACAACCTGCTCATCGGCGAGCGCACCGCGGAGCAGATCAAGATCTCCCTCGGCTCGGCCTACCCGCTCGACAAACCCATCTCGATGGAGGTCAAGGGCCGCAACCTCATCGAGGGTGTGCCGAAGACCATCACCATCGAAGACTCCGAGATCCGCGAAGCCCTCAGCGAGTGCATCGCAACCATCATTAACGCCATCCGCGTAGCCCTCGAGCGAACCCCGCCCGAACTCTCCGCCGATATCTCCGACCGCGGCATCGTACTCACCGGCGGCGGCGCCCTCATCAAGAACCTCGACAAGCGCATCCGCGAGGAGACAGGGCTTCCCGTCTCGATCGCCGACGACCCCCTGGCATCTGTCGTGCTCGGAACAGGAAAGATGCTCTCCGACTTCAAACTGCTCCGAAAGATCTCAATCGACTAA
- the rpsT gene encoding 30S ribosomal protein S20 has protein sequence MANHVSSLKRARQTVAKTAVNRSNKSKLRGTLRLLRESIAKGDHAAATTQYRETASILDKSVQKGVLHKNTASRYKSRLNARVKAVAPKKAA, from the coding sequence ATGGCAAATCATGTTTCGTCTTTGAAGCGCGCACGTCAGACCGTAGCCAAGACTGCGGTGAACCGCTCCAACAAAAGCAAGCTGCGCGGAACCCTGCGCCTTCTGCGCGAGTCGATCGCCAAGGGCGACCACGCTGCGGCGACCACCCAGTACCGCGAAACCGCTTCGATTTTGGACAAGAGCGTTCAGAAGGGCGTTCTGCACAAGAACACGGCGAGCCGCTACAAGAGCCGCTTGAACGCGCGCGTGAAGGCTGTTGCGCCCAAGAAGGCTGCTTAA
- the ald gene encoding alanine dehydrogenase encodes MIIGVPKEVKDHESRVGVTPAGVKALVEAGHKVLVEHDAGALSAMPDDEYQEAGAEIVGSAYDVWRLAEMVVKVKEPVEKEYKHFREGLVLFTYLHLAPLNDLTDSLLTSKVTGIAYETVRDRTGALPLLTPMSEVAGRMSVQVGAAYLEKEHGGRGVLLGGVPGVPPGNVCIIGGGIVGTNAAKIALGMGAKVTLIDLNLNRLRELDDIFGGRIYTVASNSYNIEHAVREADLVIGGVLIPGAAAPKIVTKAMVAKMKKGAVIVDVAIDQGGCIETAHPTTHSNPSYEVNGVVHYCVTNMPAAVPNTSTLALTNATFPYVLKLARLGANAAISEDKGIAEGVNTFNGVLTYGAVAQAQKREWQAVAKLV; translated from the coding sequence ATGATTATTGGTGTGCCTAAGGAAGTTAAGGATCACGAGAGCCGCGTAGGGGTAACCCCGGCTGGCGTCAAAGCACTGGTTGAAGCGGGACACAAGGTTCTGGTGGAGCATGATGCCGGGGCGCTGTCTGCCATGCCGGACGACGAGTACCAGGAGGCGGGCGCGGAGATCGTCGGCTCAGCGTATGACGTTTGGCGGTTGGCCGAGATGGTCGTCAAGGTGAAGGAGCCGGTCGAGAAGGAGTACAAGCACTTTCGCGAGGGCCTGGTTCTGTTCACGTATCTCCACCTCGCTCCGTTGAACGACCTGACCGATTCGCTGCTTACCTCGAAGGTCACAGGCATCGCTTATGAGACCGTTCGCGATCGCACGGGAGCCCTGCCGTTGCTGACCCCGATGAGCGAGGTCGCCGGTCGCATGAGCGTCCAGGTTGGCGCAGCTTATCTTGAGAAGGAGCATGGCGGACGCGGAGTTCTTCTGGGCGGCGTTCCGGGTGTGCCTCCGGGAAATGTTTGCATCATCGGCGGCGGTATTGTGGGCACGAACGCTGCGAAGATTGCGTTGGGCATGGGCGCGAAGGTGACGTTGATTGATTTGAACCTGAATCGTCTACGCGAGCTTGACGACATCTTTGGCGGCCGCATCTACACGGTTGCTTCGAACAGCTACAACATCGAACATGCGGTTCGAGAGGCGGACCTTGTGATTGGAGGCGTTCTGATTCCGGGCGCGGCTGCGCCGAAGATCGTGACGAAGGCGATGGTGGCGAAGATGAAGAAGGGCGCGGTGATCGTCGATGTTGCGATCGATCAGGGAGGCTGCATTGAGACCGCGCACCCGACCACGCACTCGAATCCTTCGTATGAGGTCAACGGCGTGGTGCATTACTGCGTGACGAATATGCCTGCTGCAGTGCCAAATACGTCGACGCTTGCCTTGACGAACGCGACTTTTCCCTACGTGCTGAAGCTGGCGCGGCTGGGGGCCAACGCGGCGATCAGTGAAGACAAGGGCATTGCAGAGGGAGTCAATACCTTCAACGGCGTTCTGACCTACGGTGCAGTGGCCCAGGCGCAGAAGCGCGAGTGGCAGGCTGTGGCGAAGCTGGTGTAG
- a CDS encoding hemolysin family protein: MTPGYAYTLALILLLAILALAAYVDRIYSEMGKFLAREYQDNIDSWERVVEPRLRLGRESIALSASVLRQLSLAALALLSGLRLYTHTTLVPTLARTPSLSEVLRAVFELILLILIFDRLLPQLLFSRTRGLWIARITPLLQTLFYLILPVTLLLGLLLSIAALAEPEDTTEEDHPSEAMDALLEAGEEEGILEESDRELVRSAVEFGDKIVLEVMTPRPEIFSVPGTLTLQEFTATINEHAFSRVPVYNGSLDHVTGIGFAHDLLKVLDTEANTRTVAQIQRPAAFVPETKKVAELLREMQREKQHMRIVIDEYGSVAGLVTIEDLLEAIVGNIADEHDEPEADDEPIREINGAYVVSGSFELSRLRDLFADQFEPNHRATRPAEDGEPHDAEEERMEQDGGEREEAEELKDLRDTRDDPTALRLPEHYESTTLGGLVSEIAGHIPLPGEVVEEDGLRLEVLASTDRRIDRIRVSLTNPPDLS, encoded by the coding sequence GTGACTCCCGGCTACGCCTATACCCTCGCCCTCATTCTCCTCCTCGCTATCCTTGCGTTGGCTGCCTACGTTGACCGCATCTACTCCGAGATGGGCAAGTTCCTCGCTCGCGAGTATCAGGACAATATCGACTCCTGGGAGCGAGTCGTCGAACCCCGTCTCCGCCTCGGGCGCGAGTCCATCGCCCTCTCGGCCTCAGTCCTTCGCCAACTCTCCCTGGCAGCTTTGGCCTTGCTTTCTGGCCTACGCCTCTACACCCACACCACTCTGGTCCCGACCCTCGCGCGTACCCCAAGCCTCAGCGAAGTTCTCCGTGCCGTCTTCGAACTCATTCTCCTGATCCTCATCTTCGACCGCCTCCTCCCCCAGCTCCTCTTCTCCCGCACCCGCGGCCTCTGGATCGCGCGCATCACGCCGCTTCTTCAGACCCTCTTCTACCTCATCCTTCCCGTCACTCTCCTCCTCGGCCTCCTCCTCTCCATTGCCGCCCTCGCCGAACCCGAAGACACCACCGAAGAGGACCATCCCTCCGAAGCCATGGACGCTCTGCTCGAAGCCGGCGAAGAAGAGGGGATCCTCGAAGAATCAGACCGCGAACTCGTCCGCTCTGCCGTGGAGTTCGGCGACAAAATCGTCCTCGAGGTCATGACCCCACGCCCTGAGATCTTCTCCGTTCCCGGCACTCTTACCCTGCAGGAGTTCACCGCAACTATCAACGAACATGCCTTTTCGCGCGTGCCCGTCTACAACGGTTCGCTTGATCACGTCACCGGCATTGGCTTCGCCCACGATCTCCTCAAGGTCCTTGACACCGAGGCCAACACCCGCACTGTGGCCCAGATTCAACGCCCGGCCGCCTTTGTTCCCGAGACCAAGAAAGTGGCTGAGTTGCTCCGCGAGATGCAGCGCGAAAAGCAGCACATGCGCATCGTCATCGACGAGTACGGCAGCGTGGCGGGTCTTGTCACCATTGAGGATTTGCTTGAAGCGATCGTAGGCAACATCGCCGACGAGCACGACGAACCCGAAGCAGACGACGAACCCATCCGCGAAATCAACGGCGCCTACGTTGTCTCTGGTTCGTTTGAGCTTTCGCGTTTGCGCGATCTTTTTGCAGATCAGTTTGAGCCGAATCATCGCGCTACGCGGCCCGCTGAGGATGGAGAGCCGCATGATGCGGAGGAAGAACGGATGGAGCAGGATGGGGGCGAGAGGGAAGAGGCGGAGGAGTTGAAGGATCTGCGCGATACGCGGGACGATCCTACGGCTCTACGGCTTCCGGAACACTATGAATCTACGACACTTGGGGGGCTGGTGTCGGAGATTGCGGGGCATATTCCGCTGCCGGGCGAGGTGGTGGAAGAGGATGGGCTTCGGCTGGAGGTGCTTGCGAGCACGGACCGCCGCATCGACCGGATTCGTGTCAGTCTTACGAATCCTCCTGACCTCTCCTAG
- a CDS encoding glycoside hydrolase family 16 protein, with the protein MTFGTTCFQAMTTTEPPSTRSIPALRRLGYLRTLSRACLALSLTAGLSTVLRAEAPNPSDWILTWSDEFNGPSGSSPDPAKWKFDIGGSGYGNHELESYTNRPVNAHLQDGHLIITALKETHTGPDGITQPYTSARILTKGLFSQPYGRFEARTKLPTGKGIWPAFWLLGSNIDSDPWPKSGEIDIMENIGNPTEVHSTLHGPGYSGAHPITAKFTLPAGEAVNTAFHLYSVEWTPNDIKFFVDDHLITHRTPADLPPGTHWVFDHPFFIILNLATGGDWPGNPDHTTTFPQQMVIDYVRVYKPNQTQPSQTPIAASTPKSLQ; encoded by the coding sequence GTGACATTTGGCACCACCTGCTTCCAAGCGATGACCACCACCGAACCTCCAAGTACTCGCTCCATCCCCGCGCTCCGCCGCCTCGGCTACTTGCGCACACTCTCACGCGCCTGCCTCGCGCTCTCTCTCACAGCTGGACTCTCGACCGTTCTCAGAGCCGAAGCTCCAAACCCATCGGACTGGATCCTCACTTGGAGCGACGAGTTCAACGGCCCAAGCGGCTCCTCCCCCGATCCCGCCAAATGGAAATTCGACATCGGCGGCAGCGGCTACGGCAACCACGAGCTAGAGTCCTACACCAACCGTCCCGTCAACGCCCACCTGCAGGACGGCCACCTCATCATCACCGCCCTCAAGGAAACCCACACCGGTCCCGACGGCATTACCCAGCCTTACACCTCCGCCCGCATCCTCACCAAGGGTCTCTTCTCCCAGCCCTACGGACGCTTCGAAGCCCGCACGAAGCTTCCCACCGGCAAAGGCATCTGGCCCGCCTTCTGGCTCCTTGGCAGCAACATCGACTCCGACCCCTGGCCCAAATCCGGCGAGATCGACATCATGGAGAACATCGGCAACCCCACCGAAGTCCACAGCACCCTCCATGGCCCCGGATACAGCGGCGCGCATCCCATCACCGCAAAGTTCACCCTCCCGGCAGGCGAGGCCGTCAACACTGCCTTTCATCTCTACTCCGTTGAGTGGACTCCGAACGACATAAAATTCTTTGTCGACGATCACCTCATCACCCACCGCACTCCCGCCGACCTGCCGCCCGGCACCCATTGGGTCTTTGATCATCCTTTCTTCATCATCTTGAATCTGGCCACCGGCGGCGACTGGCCCGGCAATCCCGACCACACCACCACCTTCCCCCAGCAGATGGTCATCGACTACGTTCGCGTCTATAAACCAAATCAGACGCAACCCAGCCAAACACCCATCGCAGCGTCCACTCCGAAGTCTCTTCAATGA